GCGCACGAATTTTATCCTTGGCTCGAGTCGCCAGTTCGTAAAGCTCATCGCGAAACCCGAGTTCACCCAGGCTGCGCGCACTTTGGATGAACCAGGTGGGTCGAGTGCGACGGATGCGTTCGCCTTCATAAATCACTTCGCGCAGCATCGACAGCAGTGGCGTCACGCCCACGCCCGCGGCCAGCAAAACCAACGGTCGATATTCATCGGCTTGCACCGTGAAACGCCCTTGAGGGGCGCGGGCTTCGACCAGATCCCCTACCTGAACGCGGTCGTGCAGATGCGACGAGATGAGTCCGTCACGCTTGACGCTGATGCGGAAAAAACTGTCCGACGGCGCACTCGACAGGCTGTAGGTTCTGACCAGAGGCGCCTGTCCTTCAGCAAGGCAAAAGCGAACCGGCAGATGTTGGCCAGCCTCGAACCGCGGTATGCCCGCGCCATCGGCCGGTTCAAAATAGAAGGAGCGAATGGAACTGCTCTCGTCAACGATCCGCGTCACCCTCAGCGGTCGCCATTGATCGCGCAGGTAATCGGCTTGCAATCGGCCCTCAGCTTGCTTCCAGCTGCCCGTCATCAGGCTGTTAGGTGAAAAACCTTCAAACCGCCAACGGAGGGCCAACACAGCCTGACGTCGAACCACCTGTTCCACGGTCAGCGTCCAGAGCCGTTCGGCCCCCTGAAAGGCGGCAATCTCCGGCCCCTCGAGGATGATCTCGGTACGCCCGCTGACTTGCAGCATGTCGCCTGTTTCAAAATCGATGAACACCAGCCCCGCGCGCGGGTTGAGCAGGAAATTACCCAAGGTGTTGAAGTGCAGGTTGCCGGCGAAATCGGGAATCGTCAGCACGTTGCCTTCTATCCTGACGAAACCTGAATTGCCACCTCGGTGAGAAACGTCTACCGAGCGCCGGGTTGCGTCGCCATCCAGGTCGACATAGCTGGCGATGAAAAAGGTATCGGCCTTGCTGATGGTCGCCTTCGCGGCTTCATCCAGTTCACTGAGGCATTCGACCGCCACGTTTGCCGAGGCTTGGCCAAGGCTGACCGGCTCAACGCCTCGCAACTGGATGTATTGCGGGCAGTTGCCGAAAGCGTGCACCACAGAAACGGCAAAACCGCCTGACGAGGCGGTACTGATGTTGCCGTTCATGCGATTGCGCCTTCGGGTCTTCAGGTCAATACCCAGCAGTCCCACCGCAGCGCCCTGCTTAAGGGCCGCCCGAACCGGATCACCCTCGGCGGGCAGGCGGTCGAGTTGCAGCATTCGCGGATCGGGAGAATGGATGAAGCCAGGGGGGCCTTCGATCAACGTGGCCCAAGGCATCCCTTGTTCATCGACCGCGCCCACCACCAGGTAAGGCAACTGGTTGTAAAACAATCGGTGCTGATCAGGCATGAAGTCACGCACGACCTTGCGTCCGAATATCTCCATTTGATCGGCGACGCCGACGCTTTCCTGCAATTCACGCTCACCCGCATGCCAAGGGGATGTTCCTGGCGCGTCCGACTGACTCATGATCACCTCTACGCATTCGTAAACAGGTGTCCTTCACCCGCCGCCCGGCGAGGAATGGTTGAATCCCCGGCAGCGGGGTAAATACGCCATTGCCGGTGATCATCAACTCTGCGTTTTGCAACCTCAGGAAGCTCGATACAGACCCTGCACGCACTCGAGCAACCCGGAATCGCCTAAGGGGGGTAGCGACCCCGCTATGGAAGCCCATATAGCTTTTTTCTGTCTTGATCAGTTTGACCAGATGGACGAATTCGCTCGCCTTTAACGTAGGCGCGAACCACTGCTGGACGCTTACTGATTTTCTCTAGCCAAGCGGCGACGTTAGGATAACCATCGAGCGTCATTCCTTGCTTGTCATGTTGCAGCACCCAAGGATAGATCGCCATATCGGCAATGGAGTACTCGCCGGCGACATAAGGCCGTTCGCTCAATTGCTGCTCCAGAACGCCATACAAACGTTCGGTCTCTTTACTGAACCGTGACACGGCGAGCGGCACATGTTCAGCGGCGTAATTCAGGAAGAACACTGTCTGTCCCAATATCGGCCCCAGGTTCGCCGCTTGCCAGAACAGCCACTGCATGACTTCAGCCGCCCCTTTCGCATCGGCGGGCATGAATTGCCCGCGACGCTGAGCCAGGTACAACAAAATCGCCCCTGACTCAAAGACCGATACCCCAGTCTCTCTGTCGACTATCGCTGGAATACGCTGATTGGGCGAAATCCGGGTGAACTCGGTGGAAAATTGCTCACCATTGCTGATATTGACGGGATGCGCGACGTAGGGATGTTCCGACTCCTCCAGAAAAATGGCGACCTTCTGCCCGTTGGGGGTTGGCCAGTAATAGTAATCGACAGCACTGGAAAGATTGAACATTGGGTTCCCCAATTCGGCAACAGAATGAAAACCTAGGTCACATACTCGTCAGTGCTCAGCTCAAGGCAGCCATGAACGCCGTCGGAGTTGGCGGATCATTTCAGGGCACTTGCGGCGTTTCGTACCAATCACGGCTGGGGGTGGCGAAGCGCATCTTCTTGCGGATAACAGCGGCATTTTCGACGCTGGTTATTTTTTCGAGCAGTACGA
This DNA window, taken from Pseudomonas fluorescens NCIMB 11764, encodes the following:
- a CDS encoding pyridoxamine 5'-phosphate oxidase family protein; its protein translation is MSQSDAPGTSPWHAGERELQESVGVADQMEIFGRKVVRDFMPDQHRLFYNQLPYLVVGAVDEQGMPWATLIEGPPGFIHSPDPRMLQLDRLPAEGDPVRAALKQGAAVGLLGIDLKTRRRNRMNGNISTASSGGFAVSVVHAFGNCPQYIQLRGVEPVSLGQASANVAVECLSELDEAAKATISKADTFFIASYVDLDGDATRRSVDVSHRGGNSGFVRIEGNVLTIPDFAGNLHFNTLGNFLLNPRAGLVFIDFETGDMLQVSGRTEIILEGPEIAAFQGAERLWTLTVEQVVRRQAVLALRWRFEGFSPNSLMTGSWKQAEGRLQADYLRDQWRPLRVTRIVDESSSIRSFYFEPADGAGIPRFEAGQHLPVRFCLAEGQAPLVRTYSLSSAPSDSFFRISVKRDGLISSHLHDRVQVGDLVEARAPQGRFTVQADEYRPLVLLAAGVGVTPLLSMLREVIYEGERIRRTRPTWFIQSARSLGELGFRDELYELATRAKDKIRALRLLSQPETHARVGEDFEVAGRVDVELLKALLPLDDYDFYLCGPGAFTQALYDGLRQLRIGDDRIHAETFGPSTLVRQRDHLTPAVEQIPAASSPVKVLFSASAKEARWEPGGGSLLELAESRGLNPDFSCRGGSCGTCRTRLVSGQVHYLNLPAEMPAEGEVLICCAVPAQAKEGDAPLVLEL
- a CDS encoding glutathione S-transferase family protein, which gives rise to MFNLSSAVDYYYWPTPNGQKVAIFLEESEHPYVAHPVNISNGEQFSTEFTRISPNQRIPAIVDRETGVSVFESGAILLYLAQRRGQFMPADAKGAAEVMQWLFWQAANLGPILGQTVFFLNYAAEHVPLAVSRFSKETERLYGVLEQQLSERPYVAGEYSIADMAIYPWVLQHDKQGMTLDGYPNVAAWLEKISKRPAVVRAYVKGERIRPSGQTDQDRKKLYGLP